A stretch of Eleutherodactylus coqui strain aEleCoq1 chromosome 9, aEleCoq1.hap1, whole genome shotgun sequence DNA encodes these proteins:
- the TMEM71 gene encoding transmembrane protein 71 isoform X2, giving the protein MNSDFFNMAAQPPRMSTPIKGKYSSLFQEIARLPYRLFGRCSGETSRKMNSVSPNPCDINMSPCRHSLRLISNGYYICDEDSFCWDDLGNISFSPSQCTVSYKENMVRIFRKRRRTATQRRLDLTNHGPLEDWQPPHYEEFNDTEPPAIEQIHRSISGSPDPMSSIRRFTDLEDSNKADHQPGHYSWGGYLFVKNVVNTHQFSDDIISWGPTERQLVQKHSSDSIATTLTPTIESVSTDMGDPAQKKTPLILVLIPLLLLGLIFWWARSPDHNGIL; this is encoded by the exons ATGAACTCTGACTTTTTCAACATGGCGGCTCAACCTCCCAGGATGTCGACGCCGATAAAGGGGAAAT ATTCATCCCTCTTCCAGGAGATCGCACGCCTGCCGTACCGACTCTTTGGACGATGCTCAGG AGAAACTTCACGTAAAATGAATTCCGTCTCCCCAAATCCATGTGATATAAATATGAGCCCCTGCCGACACAGCCTGCGCCTGATTTCCAATGGCTATTACATATGTGATGAGGACAGCTTCTGCTGGGACGACCTGGGCAACATTTCCTTCAGTCCCTCACAATGCACGGTGTCCTATAAAGAGAACATGGTGAG AATTTTTAGGAAGAGACGTAGAACAGCGACACAAAGACGTCTTGATCTTACGAATCATGGACCCCTTGAAGACTGGCAACCCCCCCATTATGAAGAGTTTAATGACACTGAACCTCCTGCCATTGAGCAAATCCACCGCTCCATTTCCG GAAGTCCGGATCCGATGTCATCTATCAGACGTTTTACCGATTTGGAAGACAGTAATAAAGCTGATCACCAGCCCGGCCATTATTCCTGGGGTGGATACTTGTTCGTCAAGAATG TTGTGAACACACACCAATTTTCAGACGATATTATCAGCTGGGGACCAACAGAGAGGCAACTCGTACAGAAGCACTCCTCAGATTCCATCGCTACGACCCTAACACCAACTATAGAAAGTGTCTCTACGGATATGG GTGACCCGGCGCAGAAGAAGACCCCCCTCATCCTCGTCCTCATCCCTCTTCTGTTACTCGGCCTGATATTTTGGTGGGCCAG GTCACCTGACCACAACGGCATCCTGTGA
- the TMEM71 gene encoding transmembrane protein 71 isoform X1 — translation MNSDFFNMAAQPPRMSTPIKGKYSSLFQEIARLPYRLFGRCSGETSRKMNSVSPNPCDINMSPCRHSLRLISNGYYICDEDSFCWDDLGNISFSPSQCTVSYKENMVRIFRKRRRTATQRRLDLTNHGPLEDWQPPHYEEFNDTEPPAIEQIHRSISEDPSLCDAGSTNLYAEAPLETAESDTDPAPPGCSQHTNNGSPDPMSSIRRFTDLEDSNKADHQPGHYSWGGYLFVKNVVNTHQFSDDIISWGPTERQLVQKHSSDSIATTLTPTIESVSTDMGDPAQKKTPLILVLIPLLLLGLIFWWARSPDHNGIL, via the exons ATGAACTCTGACTTTTTCAACATGGCGGCTCAACCTCCCAGGATGTCGACGCCGATAAAGGGGAAAT ATTCATCCCTCTTCCAGGAGATCGCACGCCTGCCGTACCGACTCTTTGGACGATGCTCAGG AGAAACTTCACGTAAAATGAATTCCGTCTCCCCAAATCCATGTGATATAAATATGAGCCCCTGCCGACACAGCCTGCGCCTGATTTCCAATGGCTATTACATATGTGATGAGGACAGCTTCTGCTGGGACGACCTGGGCAACATTTCCTTCAGTCCCTCACAATGCACGGTGTCCTATAAAGAGAACATGGTGAG AATTTTTAGGAAGAGACGTAGAACAGCGACACAAAGACGTCTTGATCTTACGAATCATGGACCCCTTGAAGACTGGCAACCCCCCCATTATGAAGAGTTTAATGACACTGAACCTCCTGCCATTGAGCAAATCCACCGCTCCATTTCCG AAGatccaagcctttgtgatgcaggGAGCACCAACCTCTATGCTGAAGCCCCCCTGGAGACGGCGGAGTCAGACACGGACCCTGCGCCACCTGGATGCTCTCAGCACACTAATAACG GAAGTCCGGATCCGATGTCATCTATCAGACGTTTTACCGATTTGGAAGACAGTAATAAAGCTGATCACCAGCCCGGCCATTATTCCTGGGGTGGATACTTGTTCGTCAAGAATG TTGTGAACACACACCAATTTTCAGACGATATTATCAGCTGGGGACCAACAGAGAGGCAACTCGTACAGAAGCACTCCTCAGATTCCATCGCTACGACCCTAACACCAACTATAGAAAGTGTCTCTACGGATATGG GTGACCCGGCGCAGAAGAAGACCCCCCTCATCCTCGTCCTCATCCCTCTTCTGTTACTCGGCCTGATATTTTGGTGGGCCAG GTCACCTGACCACAACGGCATCCTGTGA